A stretch of the Phyllopteryx taeniolatus isolate TA_2022b chromosome 5, UOR_Ptae_1.2, whole genome shotgun sequence genome encodes the following:
- the fkbp4 gene encoding peptidyl-prolyl cis-trans isomerase FKBP4 yields the protein MTAEEQTSEGHHTIPMEGEDITSKKDGGVLKLVKREGTGADFPMTGDKVFVHYVGTLLDGTPFDSSRDRGEKFSFELGKGQVIKAWDIGVATMKEGELCQLICGPEYAYGSAGSPPKIPPNATLVFEVELFDFRGEDLTEDEDGGIIRRIITRGHGYAKPNEGASVEVSFEGTCEGRVFDERELKFEIGDGDSLCLPAGVEKAIMAMEEGEEALFYIKPKYGFGDAGNTKYNIPGGALLQYKIKLTAFEKAKESWEMNASEKLEQSVVVKEKGTQYFKEGKFNQASVQYKRIVSWLENESALSEEEENKAKALRLAAHLNLAMCYLKLKEPNQALENCNKALELDKSSEKALFRRGEALSGMKEFDKARDDFQRVVQLYPSNKAAKSQMVLCQKQIREQHDKDKRTYANMFQKFAARDSKQASEKVKSKEHGDDMEIESGNKEAESDAKA from the exons CTGGTGAAAAGGGAAGGCACTGGTGCAGATTTCCCAATGACTGGGGATAAAGTTTTTGTTCACTACGTGGGCACCCTTCTGGATGGCACTCCCTTTGACTCCAGCCGAGACCGAGGAGAGAAGTTCTCCTTTGAGTTGGGCAAAG GTCAAGTCATAAAGGCGTGGGACATCGGCGTGGCCACTATGAAAGAGGGTGAGCTCTGCCAGCTCATCTGTGGGCCAGAGTATGCGTACGGGTCTGCGGGCAGCCCACCCAAAATCCCCCCCAACGCCACACTTGTTTTTGAG GTGGAACTTTTTGATTTCCGGGGGGAGGATTTAACAGAAGACGAGGATGGAGGGATTATCCGCCGCATTATCACCAGAGGGCATGGCTATGCCAAGCCTAATGAAGGAGCCTCTGTTGAAG TGAGCTTCGAGGGCACCTGCGAGGGGCGCGTGTTCGATGAGAGGGAACTCAAGTTCGAGATCGGAGACGGAGACAGTCTCTGCTTGCCGGCCGGAGTGGAGAAAGCCATCATGGCCATGGAGGAGGGAGAGGAGGCTCTGTTTTACATCAAACCCAA gtATGGCTTCGGGGATGCTGGAAACACCAAATATAACATCCCCGGCGGGGCGCTCTTGCAGTACAAGATCAAGCTGACAGCCTTCGAAAAGGCCAAAGAGTCGTGGGAGATGAATGCGTCAGAGAAGTTGGAACAGAGCGTAGTAGTGAAAGAGAAGGGCACGCAGTATTTTAAG GAGGGTAAGTTCAACCAGGCGTCTGTGCAGTACAAGAGGATTGTGTCATGGCTTGAGAATGAGTCGGCGTTgtccgaggaggaggagaacaagGCCAAAGCGCTGCGGCTGGCTGCGCATCTCAACTTGGCCATGTGCTACCTGAAGCTCAAAGAGCCCAACCAAGCACTGGAAAACTGTAACAAG GCTCTGGAGTTGGACAAGTCCAGCGAGAAGGCGCTGTTCCGAAGGGGCGAGGCACTGTCTGGCATGAAGGAGTTTGACAAGGCCAGGGATGACTTTCAGCGTGTTGTTCAACTTTATCCCTCAAACAAGGCTGCCAAGAGTCAG atggttctttgtCAGAAGCAAATCAGGGAGCAGCACGATAAGGACAAGCGTACATACGCCAACATGTTCCAGAAGTTTGCAGCGAGGGACTCAAAG CAAGCGTCTGAGAAGGTAAAGAGCAAGGAGCATGGCGACGATATGGAGATCGAGAGTGGCAACAAGGAAGCAGAGAGCGACGCGAAAGCCTAA